In Zonotrichia albicollis isolate bZonAlb1 chromosome 11, bZonAlb1.hap1, whole genome shotgun sequence, a single genomic region encodes these proteins:
- the CTXN2 gene encoding cortexin-2, producing the protein MSSNYCSNASASMSVNEMSAFPLTLEQKTGFAFVGILCVFLGLLIIRCFKILLDPYSSMPSSTWEDEVEGLDKGTFEYALA; encoded by the coding sequence ATGAGCAGTAATTACTGCAGCAACGCTTCAGCCAGTATGAGTGTCAACGAAATGTCTGCCTTCCCTCTGACTTTAGAACAAAAAACTGGCTTTGCCTTTGTGGGGATTTTGTGTGTTTTCCTGGGACTTCTAATTATCAGATGCTTCAAAATCTTGCTAGACCCCTACAGCAGTATGCCTTCTTCCACATGGGAAGATGAAGTTGAGGGGTTGGATAAAGGAACATTTGAATATGCTCTTGCATGA